The following is a genomic window from Babesia bovis T2Bo chromosome 4 map unlocalized Chr4_1, whole genome shotgun sequence.
GCGATGCGACATGGAAGGTCGCCTAGGGCGACGCTGCACGCCAACGTACATAATAATCATATAGACACACATCCATTGTAACGGGTACCTAAACACGCAATTTTATGTGTTATTGGCTCGCtcgttgttatataaacCGGGCGATCATTAGCACTGGGTAGTGTAATATACGCCACAGCGTTGTATAGTGACGCTGAAGACACCATACAGGAATCCAGTTAATAGCTGTTCTTGGACCACAAACTACAGCATTTGTTGCAACACTGCTGTGTTTAAATAAATGGCAAAGGTCGCTACAGAAGCGGCAGCACCTGCCGCCAAAGGCGGTGTGTGGAACCGCAATGAAAAGCAAACTGACGTTCGCAAACAGAACATCGTAGCTGCACGTGGTAGGTGTGATTGACTCCGTAAACATCCCGAGCAGCGGTGGCTGACATGATACGCACGTCCCTAGGACCCCGGGGCATGGACAAGATGATCCAAGACGGTAAGACTGGAGTTACAGTCACTAACGACGGTGCCACTATACTGAAGGAACTGAAGCTAGTACACCCAACAGCACgaatggtatgttttttgcaGTTAATAAGTGTGCCAGTGGCAATCATTAGAAATATACACTCTATATACCACGCAGATGGTGGAACTCAGTAAGTCACAAGATGTGGAAGCGGGTGATGGTACCACATCGGTTATTGTGGTCTGCGGAGCACTACTGGAAATGGCAGATAACCTGCTAAATCAGGGTATACACCCACAAACCGTGGCAAGCAGCTTCAAGCTGGCAGTAGACAAGTGTGATGAAATACTTGGCGAGATAGCAAAGCCGATAACACTGGAGGATAAGGATACACTGACCAATATCGCCGAAATATCGCTGCATTCAAAGGTAGTATCTACAAACGCAGCGCTGCTAGCACCAATCGCTGTAGAAAGCGTCCTTGCAGTTATGGACCACAAGGACTCAACCAACGTAGATCTCAAGAATATACGCGTAGTCAAGAGTATAGGAGGCACGGTTGAAGATACCGAAATGGTAAATGGACTTGTGTTAACGCAGCAGAAGATTGTACGAACTGCAAGCGGGCCCACAAGAATCACTAATGCTAAAGTGGGACTCATCCAATTCTGCCTGTCGCCACCCAAGACTGATATGGAAAATACAGTAGTAGTCAAGGACTATCAATCAATTGACCGTATAATGAGGGAAGAAAGGCTTATAACAGCACGCATGGTAAAGCAGATAGCAGCCACGGGGTGTAATGTGTTGTTAATACAAAAGTCGATACTCAGGGACGCAGTCACCGATCTGTCACTGGACTACCTAGCTAAAGCTAAAATCATGGTAATCAAGGATATCGAAAGGGACGATATTGAATTTATTACCAGGACTATTGGATGCGAGGAAGTTGCAAGTCTGGACCACTTCACCGCAGATAAACTGGGTAACGCAGAACTGGTGGAGTCAGAATATGAAGGTGGCCAGCAAATAGTGAAGATAACTGGAGTGAATATGAAGAAAACGGCATCGGTATTAGTTAGAGCATCGAATTCATTGATGCTAGATGAAGCGGAACGGTCATTACACGATGCACTGTGCGTGGTTAGGTGCCTAGTCAAGAAACGAGCTGTAGTAGCAGGTGGTGGCGCAACGGAAATGGCACTGTCACAAAGATTAGCCAAATGGGCTAAGACACTAGACGGTGTCGAACAGGTATGTGTAAAGGCGTTTGCAGAGGCCTTGGAAGTTATCCCGTACACCCTAGCGGAAAATGCAGGACTTAACCCAATGATGGTCATCACCGAACTTAGAAATAAACATGTTGACGCACAGGGAGCGGGATATGGAATTAATTCAAAGAAGGGCATTGTAGCAAACATGATGGATGATAACATCATACAACCAATGCTAGTCACGCTGTCAGCAATCAAGCTAGCAGCGGAAACCGTCATGATGATCCTCAAGATCGATGATATCGTACTGTGCCGCTAAGTAGTGACAAATAtttaatgaatatattagAGCTATCCATATTTAAAAGGTGTAACATGTTAGAGCTGCATTGGAGGGAGGCTTTATAATGTATGAATAGTAATACCACATGTAACATACGTGATTCAAGCTTACTGTGGTTTAAATGAAGTTTCGGGATTCGTTGTGTAACGGAATATATGCATATTGCCATCATAACCAGCCGTGACAAACATACCGCCGCCCAGCGACGTTATCGCAGATATGCCAGGCCACTTGTAGTTACGAGAACCCTCAGAACCGCAACTTAAAACGCCATCGAGTGTAAATGCCGGAAGGTGCCATAAACTTAAAAATCCATTCTTATTGCCAAGTAACAGTAAGTCACCTTGCTCACTCTGCATACCGCTCATAGCGGTAAGTACAACGCCATCACCGGCATTCCTATAGACCAGCTCAGCATTACCATCCAAGACAACACTGTCACCAGATTGCAAAGCCACAATCACATGCTGGCCGTAACGCAACATGCTCTTGACAAAGTCGCCATTGGGAATAGGAAATGTACGAACTACCGATAACGTAGCAAGGTCGATAACAGTAATGGCACTGCCACCAGCCCATAAACGACGGTTAACACCGTCCGTCACCTCGATTAAACAGGATAACGTACTGTTGGTCT
Proteins encoded in this region:
- a CDS encoding putative T-complex protein 1 delta subunit, with the translated sequence MAKVATEAAAPAAKGGVWNRNEKQTDVRKQNIVAARAVADMIRTSLGPRGMDKMIQDGKTGVTVTNDGATILKELKLVHPTARMMVELSKSQDVEAGDGTTSVIVVCGALLEMADNLLNQGIHPQTVASSFKLAVDKCDEILGEIAKPITLEDKDTLTNIAEISLHSKVVSTNAALLAPIAVESVLAVMDHKDSTNVDLKNIRVVKSIGGTVEDTEMVNGLVLTQQKIVRTASGPTRITNAKVGLIQFCLSPPKTDMENTVVVKDYQSIDRIMREERLITARMVKQIAATGCNVLLIQKSILRDAVTDLSLDYLAKAKIMVIKDIERDDIEFITRTIGCEEVASLDHFTADKLGNAELVESEYEGGQQIVKITGVNMKKTASVLVRASNSLMLDEAERSLHDALCVVRCLVKKRAVVAGGGATEMALSQRLAKWAKTLDGVEQVCVKAFAEALEVIPYTLAENAGLNPMMVITELRNKHVDAQGAGYGINSKKGIVANMMDDNIIQPMLVTLSAIKLAAETVMMILKIDDIVLCR